From Solea senegalensis isolate Sse05_10M linkage group LG7, IFAPA_SoseM_1, whole genome shotgun sequence, a single genomic window includes:
- the sh3gl3a gene encoding endophilin-A3a isoform X1 yields the protein MSVAGLKKQFHKASQLLSEKISGAEGTKLDEDFMEMERKIEVTNKSVFDLLSKTTEYLQPNPASRAKLNMLNTVSKIRGQVKTTGYPQTEGLLGDCMLRCGHELGEDSVFGCALVDVGEAMRQMADVKDSLDINVKQNFIDPLQNLQDKDLKEITHHLKKLEGRRLDFDYKKKRRGKIPDEEIRQAVEKFEESKELAERSMFNFLENDVEQVSQLSTLVKAALEYHRQSSEILEELSAKLQRSISTASSRPKREFKPKSIRSSIETLDNSQHNGLSYSSSLKSTGTDHIHNNHTVNGNTDHITTVPLSWPESPATNGNFHQTEVLDQPCCRALYDFEPENEGELGFKERDIIILTNQIDENWYEGMISGESGFFPINYVEVIVPLPQ from the exons CTCCTCAGTGAGAAGATcagtggagcagagggaacCAAGCTAGATGAAGACTTCATGGAGATGGAGAGG AAAATTGAGGTGACCAACAAGTCGGTGTTCGACCTCTTGTCTAAAACCACAGAGTACCTTCAGCCTAACCCAG CCTCTCGAGCCAAACTAAACATGCTGAACACGGTGTCTAAGATCCGAGGGCAGGTGAAGACCACCGGCTACCCTCAGACTGAAGGCCTGCTGGGAGACTGTATGCTACGTTGCGGTCATGAACTGGGAGAGGACTCCGTCTTTG gTTGTGCTCTGGTGGATGTCGGCGAGGCCATGAGACAGATGGCGGATGTAAAGGACTCGCTGGACATAAACGTCAAACAAAACTTCATTGACCCGCTGCAGAATCTACAGGACAAGGACCTTAAAGAGATCACG CACCACCTAAAGAAGCTGGAGGGCCGACGGTTAGACTTTGACTATAAGAAGAAGCGCCGGGGGAAAATTCCAGACGAGGAGATCCGGCAAGCTGTGGAGAAGTTTGAGGAGAGCAAAGAGCTGGCAGAGAGGAGCATGTTCAACTTCCTGGAGAATGAT GTGGAGCAGGTGAGCCAGCTTTCAACGCTGGTCAAGGCGGCTCTGGAGTATCACCGGCAGTCGAGTGAAATCCTGGAGGAGCTGAGCGCGAAGctgcagagaag taTATCCACAGCCAGCAGCCGACCCAAGAGAGAGTTCAAACCAAAGTCGATCCGGAGCAGCATCGAAACTCTGGATAACAGTCAGCACAACGGCCTGTCCTACAGCTCCTCGCTCAAATCCACTGGTACAG ATCATATCCATAACAACCACACAGTCAATGGCAACA CTGATCATATAACCACTGTCCCACTGTCATGGCCTGAGAGCCCCGCAACCAATGGCAACTTTCACC AGACTGAGGTTCTGGACCAGCCGTGCTGTCGGGCCCTTTACGACTTTGAGCCAGAGAACGAAGGCGAGCTGGGCTTCAAAGAGCGAgacatcatcatcctcaccAACCAGATAGACGAGAACTGGTACGAGGGCATGATCAGCGGCGAGTCCGGCTTCTTCCCCATCAACTACGTCGAGGTCATCGTCCCGCTGCCTCAGTGA
- the sh3gl3a gene encoding endophilin-A3a isoform X3, which yields MSVAGLKKQFHKASQLLSEKISGAEGTKLDEDFMEMERKIEVTNKSVFDLLSKTTEYLQPNPASRAKLNMLNTVSKIRGQVKTTGYPQTEGLLGDCMLRCGHELGEDSVFGCALVDVGEAMRQMADVKDSLDINVKQNFIDPLQNLQDKDLKEITHHLKKLEGRRLDFDYKKKRRGKIPDEEIRQAVEKFEESKELAERSMFNFLENDVEQVSQLSTLVKAALEYHRQSSEILEELSAKLQRSISTASSRPKREFKPKSIRSSIETLDNSQHNGLSYSSSLKSTGTETEVLDQPCCRALYDFEPENEGELGFKERDIIILTNQIDENWYEGMISGESGFFPINYVEVIVPLPQ from the exons CTCCTCAGTGAGAAGATcagtggagcagagggaacCAAGCTAGATGAAGACTTCATGGAGATGGAGAGG AAAATTGAGGTGACCAACAAGTCGGTGTTCGACCTCTTGTCTAAAACCACAGAGTACCTTCAGCCTAACCCAG CCTCTCGAGCCAAACTAAACATGCTGAACACGGTGTCTAAGATCCGAGGGCAGGTGAAGACCACCGGCTACCCTCAGACTGAAGGCCTGCTGGGAGACTGTATGCTACGTTGCGGTCATGAACTGGGAGAGGACTCCGTCTTTG gTTGTGCTCTGGTGGATGTCGGCGAGGCCATGAGACAGATGGCGGATGTAAAGGACTCGCTGGACATAAACGTCAAACAAAACTTCATTGACCCGCTGCAGAATCTACAGGACAAGGACCTTAAAGAGATCACG CACCACCTAAAGAAGCTGGAGGGCCGACGGTTAGACTTTGACTATAAGAAGAAGCGCCGGGGGAAAATTCCAGACGAGGAGATCCGGCAAGCTGTGGAGAAGTTTGAGGAGAGCAAAGAGCTGGCAGAGAGGAGCATGTTCAACTTCCTGGAGAATGAT GTGGAGCAGGTGAGCCAGCTTTCAACGCTGGTCAAGGCGGCTCTGGAGTATCACCGGCAGTCGAGTGAAATCCTGGAGGAGCTGAGCGCGAAGctgcagagaag taTATCCACAGCCAGCAGCCGACCCAAGAGAGAGTTCAAACCAAAGTCGATCCGGAGCAGCATCGAAACTCTGGATAACAGTCAGCACAACGGCCTGTCCTACAGCTCCTCGCTCAAATCCACTGGTACAG AGACTGAGGTTCTGGACCAGCCGTGCTGTCGGGCCCTTTACGACTTTGAGCCAGAGAACGAAGGCGAGCTGGGCTTCAAAGAGCGAgacatcatcatcctcaccAACCAGATAGACGAGAACTGGTACGAGGGCATGATCAGCGGCGAGTCCGGCTTCTTCCCCATCAACTACGTCGAGGTCATCGTCCCGCTGCCTCAGTGA
- the sh3gl3a gene encoding endophilin-A3a isoform X2 encodes MSVAGLKKQFHKASQLLSEKISGAEGTKLDEDFMEMERKIEVTNKSVFDLLSKTTEYLQPNPASRAKLNMLNTVSKIRGQVKTTGYPQTEGLLGDCMLRCGHELGEDSVFGCALVDVGEAMRQMADVKDSLDINVKQNFIDPLQNLQDKDLKEITHHLKKLEGRRLDFDYKKKRRGKIPDEEIRQAVEKFEESKELAERSMFNFLENDVEQVSQLSTLVKAALEYHRQSSEILEELSAKLQRSISTASSRPKREFKPKSIRSSIETLDNSQHNGLSYSSSLKSTGTADHITTVPLSWPESPATNGNFHQTEVLDQPCCRALYDFEPENEGELGFKERDIIILTNQIDENWYEGMISGESGFFPINYVEVIVPLPQ; translated from the exons CTCCTCAGTGAGAAGATcagtggagcagagggaacCAAGCTAGATGAAGACTTCATGGAGATGGAGAGG AAAATTGAGGTGACCAACAAGTCGGTGTTCGACCTCTTGTCTAAAACCACAGAGTACCTTCAGCCTAACCCAG CCTCTCGAGCCAAACTAAACATGCTGAACACGGTGTCTAAGATCCGAGGGCAGGTGAAGACCACCGGCTACCCTCAGACTGAAGGCCTGCTGGGAGACTGTATGCTACGTTGCGGTCATGAACTGGGAGAGGACTCCGTCTTTG gTTGTGCTCTGGTGGATGTCGGCGAGGCCATGAGACAGATGGCGGATGTAAAGGACTCGCTGGACATAAACGTCAAACAAAACTTCATTGACCCGCTGCAGAATCTACAGGACAAGGACCTTAAAGAGATCACG CACCACCTAAAGAAGCTGGAGGGCCGACGGTTAGACTTTGACTATAAGAAGAAGCGCCGGGGGAAAATTCCAGACGAGGAGATCCGGCAAGCTGTGGAGAAGTTTGAGGAGAGCAAAGAGCTGGCAGAGAGGAGCATGTTCAACTTCCTGGAGAATGAT GTGGAGCAGGTGAGCCAGCTTTCAACGCTGGTCAAGGCGGCTCTGGAGTATCACCGGCAGTCGAGTGAAATCCTGGAGGAGCTGAGCGCGAAGctgcagagaag taTATCCACAGCCAGCAGCCGACCCAAGAGAGAGTTCAAACCAAAGTCGATCCGGAGCAGCATCGAAACTCTGGATAACAGTCAGCACAACGGCCTGTCCTACAGCTCCTCGCTCAAATCCACTGGTACAG CTGATCATATAACCACTGTCCCACTGTCATGGCCTGAGAGCCCCGCAACCAATGGCAACTTTCACC AGACTGAGGTTCTGGACCAGCCGTGCTGTCGGGCCCTTTACGACTTTGAGCCAGAGAACGAAGGCGAGCTGGGCTTCAAAGAGCGAgacatcatcatcctcaccAACCAGATAGACGAGAACTGGTACGAGGGCATGATCAGCGGCGAGTCCGGCTTCTTCCCCATCAACTACGTCGAGGTCATCGTCCCGCTGCCTCAGTGA
- the LOC122772231 gene encoding anoctamin-9-like, whose protein sequence is MFFTTPQDDYELWERQKDGTEHLLPPTSTHRTFDYVLVANKVDDDDADQKGQRQKAYLHQLEKKNITITRIVHDDKVFFGVRAPKDIFEHYQYLLKVSDSCNWCGDVKGTVTQATRIRIVYFILHQTFINTGENLKELLMKDVFETIFCLHERKEQKVLKRKWARWSALFTGQPVNEVKCYFGEKVALYYLWLGWYTKLLVPAAVLGVVVFLYGLAFFNTNPLIQEVCNSSIIMCPRCDDIKCKVWKLSDTCSYAKISHLFDNEGTVAFAMFMAIWATLFLELWKRHRARHVSQWKVYDWCEEEEELIMEIVNDPYCMPKQFRHSYLRSTLVLILVTLMLLIIIGLAHSLVVFRVVAAALLAEANSEFIKDHSSAVAMMLGAVLHYLTIQIMTRVNRWVALKLCHIEKTNSFASTERSFTIKMFTFQFFTLFSSLFYVAFFLGRINGHPGKYVRIARWRLEECHPSGCLTDLFIQMAVIMVLKQTLNNIFEFTVPWLKTCLKRKTVKKLQRKCGHCYRKGCRNAQGNVDACDICKLQDWIRNYHLADSNAFSLFNEFLEMVVQFSFTTIFVAAFPLAPLLALINNIFEIRLDAIKMVRLERRLVPRKTNDIGVWTQVLEAIGVLAVIANGLVIGVSSDFVPRLVYRYRYGPCASGISQTNCMQGYIRDTLSTAFLSNPAVRKDFTKEQMWTENGFNATQCSYRDYRSNEDYTLTSQFWVVLAVRFAFVILFEHVVVVCKFIAAWFVPNNPMQVKNERLHDKLARLKEELRDLKSSRSTDV, encoded by the exons ATGTTCTTCACGACCCCCCAG GACGACTATGAACTCTGGGAGAGACAAAAAGATGGAACTGAGCATTTACTCCCTCCCACG TCCACACATAGAACGTTTGACTATGTACTAGTGGCCAACAAGGTGGACGATGATGACGCTGACCAGAAAGGTCAGAGACAAAAAGCCTACCTCCACCAGCttgagaagaaaaacataacCATCACT aGGATTGTTCACGATGACAAAGTGTTCTTTGGCGTGCGTGCTCCAAAAGACATTTTCGAACACTACCAATATCTTCTCAAAGTCTCCGACTCCTGCAACTGGTGTGGAGACGTGAAGGGAACTGTCACGCAGGCTACCAG GATCAGGATTGTctatttcattcttcatcagaCATTCATCAACACAGGGG AGAACTTGAAGGAACTGCTGATGAAAGACGTTTTTGAAACCATATTCTGCCTCCACGAG AGAAAAGAGCAGAAAGTGCTGAAGAGGAAGTGGGCTCGATGGTCGGCCCTGTTTACAGGACAACCCGTCAATGAAGTCAA ATGTTACTTTGGAGAGAAGGTGGCCTTGTACTACCTGTGGCTAGGTTGGTACACCAAGCTGCTGGTACCAGCTGCTGTGCTGGGTGTTGTAGTGTTCCTGTATGGACTTGCCTTTTTCAACACCAACCCCCTCAT tcaGGAAGTGTGTAATTCCAGCATCATCATGTGTCCTCGCTGTGATGATATTAAGTGCAAAGTGTGGAAGCTCTCAGACACTTGCTCCTATGCTAAG ATCAGCCATCTATTTGACAACGAGGGCACTGTGGCTTTCGCTATGTTTATGGCAATTTGGG ctaCTCTGTTCCTGGAGTTGTGGAAGAGACATAGAGCCAGACATGTTTCTCAGTGGAAGGTCTACGACTGGTGTGAAGAAGAG GAGGAACTGATAATGGAAATAGTCAACGATCCATACTGTATGCCCAAACAGTTCAGACACTCCTACCTGCGCAGCACTCTGGTCCTCATCCTGGTCACACTTatg CTGTTGATTATCATTGGACTTGCTCATTCTCTGGTGGTGTTTCGAGTTGTGGCTGCTGCCTTGTTGGCTGAGGCCAACTCGGAGTTCATCAAAGATCACTCCTCCGCTGTGGCCATGATGCTGGGAGCTGTCCTGCACTATCTTACCATTCAGATCATGACACGG GTGAATCGATGGGTTGCCCTCAAGCTTTGTCACATAG agaagACAAACTCATTTGCCTCCACAGAGAGGAGCTTCACAATTAAGATGTTCACCTTCCAGTTCTTTACTCTCTTCTCTTCACTCTTCTACGTGGCCTTCTTCCTCGGCAG AATAAATGGCCATCCAGGAAAGTATGTGCGTATCGCTCGCTGGAgactggaggag TGTCACCCGAGTGGTTGTTTAACAGACCTGTTCATTCAGATGGCCGTGATCATGGTGCTCAAACAGACTCTCAACAACATCTTTGAATTCACAGTGCc GTGGTTAAAGACGTGTCTAAAAAGAAAAACCGTAAAGAAGCTGCAGAGGAAGTGTGGCCACTGTTACAGGAAAGGCTGTCGTAATGCCCAGGGAAATGTTGACGCATGTGACATCTGCAAACTCCAGGACTGGATTCGAAACTATCATCTGGCCGACTCAAATGCCTTTAGCCTTTTCAATGAGTTCCTGGAAATGG TGGTCCAGTTCAGTTTCACCACCATATTTGTGGCCGCGTTCCCCCTCGCccccctgctggccctgatCAACAACATCTTCGAGATCCGCCTCGATGCCATCAAGATGGTTCGCCTTGAACGTCGGCTGGTTCCCAGGAAGACTAACGACATTG gtgtgtggACACAGGTGTTGGAAGCCATTGGTGTGTTGGCGGTGATCGCTAACGGTTTAGTCATCGGCGTGTCGTCAGACTTCGTTCCACGCCTTGTCTATCGCTACCGTTATGGCCCATGCGCATCTGGGATCTCTCAGACAAA ctgcatgCAGGGCTACATCAGAGACACCCTTTCCACGGCTTTCTTGAGTAACCCAGCAGTTCGAAAAGACTTTACTAAAGAACAGATGTGGACAGAGAATGGCTTCAATGCTACACAGTGCAG CTACAGAGACTACAGGAGTAACGAGGACTACACGTTAACCTCTCAGTTTTGGGTAGTGCTGGCTGTGCGCTTCGCCTTTGTCATCCTGTTTGAG caCGTGGTGGTGGTGTGTAAGTTTATAGCAGCGTGGTTCGTCCCCAACAATCCCATGCAGGTGAAGAATGAGCGTCTACATGACAAACTGGCTCGGCTAAAGGAGGAGCTCCG tgatCTGAAAAGCAGCAGATCCACAGATGTCTGA
- the shcbp1 gene encoding SHC SH2 domain-binding protein 1 — protein sequence MEQESLESTPGGRTESVNSMISDSDALVADVSSFVNVELDDEENNNNGIHAHDRYVPAITQALFQNDEEDEDGSSESDEDDDSGTDNFNSDKSGTKLQRREHHAGETSSLPGTFQTSHLLFYERFKAYQDYMLGDCKPSEVKAFISDYLEKVVEPCDWLALWSTDVFDVLVEVCDLDLKNLKACVKTVLPLQCDTRGCDLTEEAMNSVLEANQHKVSLQELQVVYDESGEVDQTALALEHLSFFFSHIWRQWDEEDEDDDFDYFVRCVEPRLRLYYDILEDRVPTGLVAEYQSLLEKCSQCFQLFSALRSGLSTDSDSELDNVSMVEGLKLYDQLERFKRKLHIIENPLLRYVLGYKGNARQQCVQSRGLRTTGVKVVHVVTSSCSTIQLQSLLNTRLLPLCSNGETEIQFHREPVSAVDSCHQGDVVLVLPGIYSVNSTIFIPDSITVEGFGFPDDVVIEKKNKGDSFVESTGADVKLSNIKFIQHDAIEGILCVRQGTLNMENCVLQCETTGVIVRTSACLNMNMCDLYGSKGAGVEIYPGSVCSLISNGIHHCKDGVLIKDFADELDVMPSITMENNVIHNNEGYGVIVVKPNTGQQEKVPVDGSEEQPAKDSTGGAAEDEELGGDSVPVSVATTSSSSSMSPTSSSAAAESKSTENNNNSSGSSTEGDVASTSGRKWQISRQLSRNKETCSRAVQDLTDHEIFISVQGNQFKRNGMGDFGTFYY from the exons aTGGAGCAGGAATCTCTGGAAAGCACGCCGGGGGGAAGGACAGAGTCTGTAAACTCGATGATATCGGACTCGGACGCGCTGGTGGCAGATGTGTCGTCGTTCGTTAACGTTGAGCTCGACGACgaggaaaacaataataacgGCATACACGCACATGATCGTTATGTCCCAGCCATAACTCAAG CTCTTTTTCAaaatgatgaggaggatgaagatgggAGTAGTGAAAGTGATGAAGATGACGACAGTGGCACAGACAACTTCAACAGTGACAAGTCAGGGACGAAGCTGCAGCGACGTGAGCATCATGCAGGAGAGACTTCAAGTCTTCCTGGTACATTTCAGACGAGCCACCTGCTGTTCTATGAGAGGTTCAAGGCATATCAGGACTACATGCTTG GAGACTGTAAGCCTTCTGAGGTAAAGGCCTTCATATCAGACTACCTGGAGAAGGTGGTGGAGCCGTGTGATTGGCTCGCTCTGTGGTCTACTGATGTCTTTGATGTTCTGGTGGAG GTGTGTGATCTGGATCTAAAGAATCTGAAGGCATGTGTGAAGACAGTGCTGCCACTACAGTGTGACACTAGAGGCTGTGACCTCACTGAAGAGGCCATGAACTCTGTGCTAGAAGCCAACCAGCACAAAGTGtcactgcaggagctgcaggtagTCTACGACGAGTCTGGGGAAGTTGATCAGACCGCCCTCGCTCTGGAGCACCTCAG CTTTTTCTTTAGTCACATCTGGAGGCAGTGggatgaggaagatgaagacgaTGACTTTGACTACTTTGTTCGTTGTGTCGAGCCTCGCCTCAGACT CTACTACGACATCCTAGAAGACCGAGTTCCAACAGGCCTGGTGGCAGAATACCAATCATTATTGGAGAAATGCTCTCAGTGCTTCCAGCTGTTCTCTGCACTCCGTAGTGGCCTTAGCACTGACTCTGACTCCGAGCTGGACAACGTGTCCATGGTGGAGGGTCTAAAGCTCTACGACCAGCTGGAGAGATTTAAACGTAAACTGCACATCATTGAGAACCCCCTATTGAG GTATGTGCTGGGCTACAAAGGTAATGccaggcagcagtgtgtgcagaGTCGTGGACTCAGAACCACTGGTGTGAAGGTGGTTCATGTCGTCACATCTTCCTGCAGCACCATCCAGCTTCAGTCCCTCCTCAATACCAGACTACTGCCTCTGTGCTCCAATGGGGAAACAGAGATACAG tttcacAGAGAGCCAGTATCAGCAGTGGACTCGTGTCATCAAGGTGACGTGGTTCTTGTTCTCCCAGGAATCTACAGTGTCAATAGCACCATCTTCATACCAGACTCCATCACAGTAGAAg GCTTTGGTTTTCCCGATGACGTGGTGattgagaagaaaaacaaggggGACTCATTTGTCGAATCCACGGGAGCTGATGTCAAACTGTCCAACATCAAGTTTATCCAGCATGATGCTATTGAAGGCATTCTTT GTGTCCGCCAGGGAACTCTGAACATGGAGAACTGTGTGCTGCAGTGCGAGACCACCGGAGTCATCGTCCGGACATCGGCCtgtttaaacatgaacatgtgcgACCTGTACGGATCCAAG GGGGCTGGTGTGGAGATTTACCCCGGCAGCGTTTGCAGTCTGATCAGCAACGGCATCCATCACTGCAAGGATGGGGTCCTAATCAAG GACTTTGCAGACGAGCTCGATGTGATGCCGTCCATCACCATGGAGAACAATGTGATCCACAACAATGAGGGCTATGGAGTGATTGTGGTGAAGCCCAACACAGGGCAACAAGAGAAGGTTCCTGTGGACGGAAGTGAAG AACAACCTGCAAAAGACTCCACTGGAGGCGCAGCTGAAGATGAAGAGCTGGGAGGAGATTCTGTCCCTGTCAGTGTTGccaccacatcatcatcatcatcaatgaGCCCAACCTCcagctctgcagctgctgagtcAAAGTCgacagagaacaacaacaacagcagtggcagcagcacagAAGGAGACGTGGCCTCCACCTCGGGCAGGAAGTGGCAGATAAGTCGTCAGCTGAGCAGAAACAAAGAGACCTGCAGCCGAGCCGTCCAGGATCTGACGGACCACGAGATCTTCATCTCTGTTCAAGGAAATCAGTTCAAGCGCAACGGCATGGGTGACTTTGGCACCTTTTACTACTGA
- the spg21 gene encoding maspardin, producing the protein MEEIKVSPDYNWFRSTVPLKRIIVDDDDSKVWSLYDAGPKSIRCPIIFLPPVSGTAEVFFQQVLALTGWGYRVISLQYPVYWDLMEFCDGFRKLLDHLQLDKVHLFGASLGGFLAQKFAEHTHKSPRVHSLILCNSFSDTSIFNQTWTSSSFWLMPAFMLKKIVLGNFAKGPVDPKMADAIDFMVDRLETLNQSELASRLTLNCQNSYVEPHKIKDTAVTIIDVFDQSALSLDAKEEMYKLYPNARRAHLKTGGNFPYLCRSAEVNLYIQIHLRQFHGTRFAAISPDMVNAEELQVQDGHTSSDQDSDDQ; encoded by the exons ATTATTGTTGACGATGACGACAGTAAGGTTTGGTCACTGTACGATGCAGGTCCAAAGAGCATCAGGTGTCCCATCATCTTCCTCCCTCCGGTCAGTGGGACGGCAGAGGTGTTTTTCCAGCAGGTTTTGGCTTTGACAGGCTGGGGCTACAGAGTCATCTCG CTACAGTATCCTGTGTACTGGGACCTCATGGAGTTCTGTGATGGCTTCAGGAAGCTTCTGGATCACCTGCAGCTGGATAAA GTGCATCTGTTCGGCGCGTCCTTGGGTGGATTCTTGGCTCAGAAGTttgcagagcacacacacaagtccccCCGCGTACACTCGCTCATCCTGTGTAATTCATTTAGCGACACCTCCATCTTTAACCAGACGTGGACATCCAGCAG CTTCTGGTTGATGCCAGCTTTCATGCTGAAAAAGATTGTTCTGGGAAACTTTGCCAAAGGACCTGTGGACCCTAAAATGGCAGATGCAATCGACTTCATGGTTGACAGG ttgGAAACTCTGAACCAAAGTGAATTAGCGTCGCGGTTAACACTCAACTGTCAGAACTCTTACGTGGAGCCACACAAAATCAAAGACACTGCTGTGACCATTATAGAT GTCTTCGATCAGAGTGCTCTGTCCCTGGATGCCAAGGAGGAGATGTATAAACTGTATCCCAACGCCAGACGAGCTCACCTGAAGACGGGAGGGAACTTTCCGTACCTGTGTCGGAGCGCTGAGGTCAACCTCTACATACAG ATTCACCTGCGTCAGTTCCACGGGACGAGATTCGCCGCCATCAGTCCTGACATGGTCAACGCCGAGGAGCTGCAGGTGCAGGACGGTCACACGAGCAGTGACCAGGACTCCGACGACCAATGA